The following are encoded in a window of Cupriavidus oxalaticus genomic DNA:
- a CDS encoding ABC transporter permease: protein MKQPGEIELVEDARLGPMAVGGLVGFRTLLYKEVLRFWKVSFQTVAAPVLTAVLYLLIFGHVLEDRVKVYDQISYTAFLVPGLVMMSVLQNAFANSSSSLIQSKITGNLVFVLLPPLSHWEMFGAYVLASVIRGLSVGLGVLLVTAWFANLHFANIGWIVVFALLGAGILGTLGLIAGIWAEKFDQLAAFQNFLIMPATFLSGVFYSIHSLPAFWQAVSHANPFFYMIDGFRYGFFGVSDVSPLFSLAVVGSAFVVLAALALRLLKSGYKLRH from the coding sequence ATGAAGCAGCCTGGCGAAATCGAACTGGTGGAAGACGCCCGCCTGGGCCCGATGGCGGTTGGCGGCCTGGTCGGCTTCCGGACCCTGCTGTACAAGGAAGTGCTGCGCTTCTGGAAGGTCAGCTTCCAGACCGTGGCCGCACCGGTGCTGACCGCGGTGCTGTACCTGCTGATCTTCGGCCACGTGCTGGAAGACCGCGTCAAGGTCTACGACCAGATCAGCTATACCGCCTTCCTGGTGCCCGGCCTGGTGATGATGAGCGTGCTGCAGAACGCCTTCGCCAACAGCTCGTCGTCGCTGATCCAGTCCAAGATTACCGGCAACCTGGTGTTTGTGCTGCTGCCGCCGCTGTCGCACTGGGAGATGTTCGGCGCCTATGTGCTGGCCTCGGTGATCCGGGGGCTGAGCGTGGGCCTGGGCGTGCTGCTGGTGACGGCGTGGTTTGCCAACCTGCATTTCGCCAACATCGGCTGGATCGTGGTGTTCGCGCTGCTGGGCGCGGGCATTCTCGGCACGCTCGGCCTCATTGCCGGCATCTGGGCCGAGAAGTTCGACCAGCTCGCCGCGTTCCAGAACTTCCTGATCATGCCGGCCACCTTCCTGTCCGGCGTGTTCTATTCGATCCATTCGCTGCCGGCCTTCTGGCAGGCGGTGTCCCATGCCAATCCGTTCTTCTACATGATCGACGGCTTCCGCTATGGCTTCTTCGGCGTCTCGGACGTGTCGCCGCTGTTCAGCCTGGCGGTGGTGGGATCGGCCTTCGTGGTGCTGGCGGCGCTGGCGCTGCGGCTGCTGAAGTCCGGCTACAAGCTGCGCCACTGA
- a CDS encoding BolA family protein, with protein sequence MLPTPEQVREYIAQGLPCEHLQVEGDGQHFFATIVSTEFEGKRLIQRHQRVYAALGDRMRAEIHALSMKTLTPAEWQAGEGK encoded by the coding sequence ATGCTGCCTACACCGGAACAAGTCAGGGAATACATTGCCCAAGGATTGCCCTGCGAACATCTGCAAGTCGAGGGCGACGGCCAGCACTTCTTTGCCACCATCGTCAGCACCGAGTTCGAAGGCAAGCGGCTGATCCAGCGCCACCAGCGTGTCTATGCCGCGCTGGGCGACCGCATGCGCGCCGAGATCCACGCGCTGTCGATGAAGACGCTGACGCCCGCCGAGTGGCAGGCAGGCGAGGGCAAGTAA
- a CDS encoding ABC transporter ATP-binding protein, translating into MKAIEIHDVRKRYRNLQALKGVSFTVERGEFFGLLGPNGAGKTTLISILAGLNRADSGRVRVLGHDVVSDYRMARRMLGVVPQELVFDPFFTVRETLRLQSGYFGLTRNDDWIDEIMANLDLTSKADSNMRQLSGGMKRRVLVAQALVHRPPVIVLDEPTAGVDVELRQTLWKFISRLNREGHTIILTTHYLEEAEALCDRIAMLKFGEVVALDRTSNLLTQFAGLQLVLTFAQGTLPPALEPLRMPANPGERAVRLRLSGYQAVEPILAACREAGCDIEDMEINKADLEDVFVQIMRREGHMPGALPDPAMEAAA; encoded by the coding sequence ATGAAAGCCATTGAAATCCACGACGTTCGCAAGCGCTACCGCAACCTGCAGGCGCTCAAGGGCGTCAGCTTCACCGTTGAACGCGGCGAATTCTTCGGCCTGCTCGGGCCGAACGGCGCCGGCAAGACCACGCTGATCTCGATCCTCGCCGGCCTGAACCGCGCCGACTCCGGCCGCGTCCGTGTGCTGGGCCACGATGTCGTCTCCGACTACCGGATGGCGCGGCGTATGCTTGGCGTGGTGCCGCAGGAGCTGGTGTTCGACCCGTTCTTCACGGTGCGCGAGACGCTGCGGCTGCAGTCCGGCTATTTCGGCCTGACCCGCAACGACGACTGGATCGACGAGATCATGGCCAACCTGGACCTGACCAGCAAGGCCGATTCCAACATGCGCCAGTTGTCCGGCGGGATGAAGCGCCGCGTGCTGGTGGCGCAGGCGCTGGTGCACCGCCCGCCGGTGATCGTGCTGGACGAGCCCACCGCCGGCGTCGACGTCGAGCTGCGCCAGACGCTGTGGAAGTTCATCTCGCGCCTGAACCGGGAAGGCCACACCATCATCCTGACCACGCACTACCTGGAAGAGGCCGAGGCGCTGTGCGACCGCATCGCCATGCTCAAGTTCGGCGAAGTGGTGGCGCTGGACCGCACCAGCAACCTGCTGACGCAGTTCGCCGGGCTGCAGCTTGTGCTGACTTTCGCGCAGGGCACCCTGCCGCCGGCGCTGGAGCCGTTGCGCATGCCGGCCAACCCGGGCGAGCGCGCGGTGCGGCTGCGGCTGTCGGGCTATCAGGCGGTGGAGCCGATCCTGGCCGCCTGCCGCGAAGCGGGCTGTGACATCGAAGACATGGAAATCAACAAGGCCGACCTCGAAGACGTGTTTGTCCAGATCATGCGCCGCGAGGGCCACATGCCGGGCGCGCTGCCCGACCCCGCCATGGAGGCCGCGGCATGA
- a CDS encoding MlaA family lipoprotein, producing the protein MSVVPPLKPGRAVRRPVAGLMAAAAAAVLLAGCATGPTANPKDPLEPFNREVSKINEDFDKGILRPVAELYADYMPTPVQRAVENFFSNVSDVYSAVNNLLQGKPTRAAEDSMRVAMNSVLGLGGLIDIATPAGLPKYKEDFGQTLGVWGVPPGPYLVLPLFGPSSVRDTGGMLVDRQFDPSAYLYPVSLRNSLVGVRIVAGRAQLLGASNLLEQAALDKYSFLRDSYLQRRQYLVYDGNPPEADGDADSDGAVPAVPAVPAAPADAEGEKPAGATTATPAAPAPGTQPADASAPAATPPADASAPAATPPKGDIQPESQTLPVPPVEPMQRIVPGVIRIR; encoded by the coding sequence ATGAGCGTTGTTCCCCCCCTCAAGCCGGGCCGCGCCGTGCGCCGCCCGGTGGCTGGCCTGATGGCCGCGGCCGCCGCCGCGGTGCTGCTCGCCGGCTGTGCCACCGGCCCCACGGCCAACCCGAAGGATCCGCTGGAGCCCTTTAACCGCGAAGTCTCGAAGATCAACGAAGACTTCGACAAGGGCATCCTGCGCCCGGTGGCAGAACTCTATGCAGACTACATGCCGACGCCGGTGCAGCGCGCGGTGGAGAACTTCTTCTCCAATGTCAGCGATGTCTATTCGGCGGTGAACAACCTGCTGCAGGGCAAGCCCACGCGCGCCGCCGAGGATTCGATGCGGGTCGCGATGAACTCGGTGCTGGGCCTCGGCGGCCTGATCGACATCGCCACGCCGGCCGGCCTGCCCAAGTACAAGGAAGACTTCGGCCAGACGCTGGGTGTGTGGGGCGTGCCGCCGGGCCCGTACCTGGTGCTGCCGCTGTTCGGGCCGAGCTCGGTGCGCGACACCGGCGGCATGCTGGTGGACCGCCAGTTCGACCCGTCGGCCTACCTCTACCCGGTATCGCTGCGCAATTCGCTTGTCGGCGTACGCATCGTCGCGGGCCGTGCGCAGCTGCTGGGCGCGAGCAACCTGCTGGAGCAGGCGGCGCTGGACAAGTACTCGTTCCTGCGCGACTCCTATCTGCAGCGGCGCCAGTACCTGGTTTACGACGGTAATCCGCCGGAAGCCGACGGCGATGCGGACAGCGATGGCGCCGTACCCGCAGTACCCGCAGTACCGGCTGCCCCGGCGGACGCCGAGGGCGAGAAGCCTGCCGGCGCCACCACCGCCACGCCTGCGGCGCCGGCGCCCGGCACACAACCGGCGGATGCCTCCGCACCCGCGGCCACGCCGCCGGCCGATGCCTCCGCGCCTGCCGCCACGCCGCCCAAGGGTGACATCCAGCCGGAAAGCCAGACCCTGCCGGTGCCGCCGGTGGAGCCGATGCAGCGTATCGTCCCGGGTGTGATCCGGATTCGCTGA
- a CDS encoding MlaC/ttg2D family ABC transporter substrate-binding protein: MIKRLLVPFLTVVAFAGAAHAQAPAQDAATPDGLVKAVVSDVMTTVKADKDMQAGNIAKITALVEQKIIPNANFQKTTQIAMGRNWSKATPEQQQQITEEFKTLLIRTYAGAIAQIRDQAVQYRPYRGTPEDTDATIRTQVINKGEPIQMDYRLEKTANGWKVYDINVLGAWLTEAYKGSFNTIVGQQGVEGVIKTLQDRNRQLANAKS, from the coding sequence ATGATTAAGCGACTGTTGGTCCCCTTCCTTACGGTAGTTGCCTTCGCTGGCGCTGCCCACGCACAGGCGCCGGCCCAGGACGCTGCGACGCCGGACGGCCTGGTCAAGGCCGTGGTCAGCGACGTGATGACGACCGTCAAGGCCGACAAGGACATGCAGGCTGGCAATATCGCCAAGATCACCGCGCTGGTCGAACAGAAGATCATCCCCAACGCCAACTTCCAGAAGACCACGCAGATCGCGATGGGCCGCAACTGGTCCAAGGCGACGCCCGAGCAGCAGCAGCAGATCACCGAGGAGTTCAAGACCCTGCTGATCCGCACCTACGCCGGCGCCATCGCCCAGATCCGCGACCAGGCCGTGCAGTACCGCCCGTACCGCGGCACGCCTGAGGACACCGATGCGACCATCCGCACCCAGGTCATCAACAAGGGCGAGCCGATCCAGATGGACTACCGCCTGGAGAAGACCGCGAATGGCTGGAAGGTCTACGACATCAACGTGCTGGGCGCGTGGCTGACCGAGGCCTACAAGGGCAGCTTCAACACCATCGTCGGCCAGCAGGGCGTCGAGGGCGTGATCAAGACGCTGCAAGACCGCAACCGCCAGCTGGCCAACGCCAAGAGCTAA
- the hisC gene encoding histidinol-phosphate transaminase, which translates to MSAVEPSLIERIIRDDVRAMGAYHVPDSHGLVKLDAMENPYRLPPELRQQLAARLGEVALNRYPVPSSEALRARLKDVMQVPAGMDVLLGNGSDEIISMLALAAARPGAKVMAPVPGFVMYAMSAQFAGLEFVGVPLRADFTLDRDAMLAAMAEHQPAIIYLAYPNNPTGNLFDAADMEAILRAAQGDVCNSLVVVDEAYQPFAQHSWMPRLTDFGNLLVMRTVSKLGLAGIRLGYLAGAPEWLAQIDKVRPPYNVNVLTEAAALFALEHVSVLDEQAAQLRAERTRVADGMAAHAGVTVFPSAANFLLARVPDAAQTFDRLLARKVLIKNVSKMHPLLANCLRVTVSTPEENAQFLEAFAASLQD; encoded by the coding sequence ATGTCAGCCGTAGAGCCCTCCCTGATCGAACGCATCATCCGTGACGACGTGCGCGCCATGGGCGCCTACCACGTGCCGGATTCGCACGGTCTGGTCAAGCTCGATGCCATGGAGAACCCCTACCGCCTGCCGCCCGAGCTGCGCCAGCAACTGGCCGCGCGGCTGGGCGAGGTGGCGCTGAACCGCTACCCGGTGCCCAGCAGCGAAGCGCTGCGCGCCAGGCTGAAGGACGTGATGCAGGTGCCCGCCGGCATGGACGTGCTGCTGGGCAACGGCTCCGACGAGATCATCAGCATGCTGGCGCTGGCCGCCGCCAGGCCGGGCGCCAAGGTGATGGCGCCGGTGCCGGGCTTTGTCATGTACGCGATGTCGGCGCAGTTTGCCGGCCTCGAGTTCGTCGGCGTGCCGTTGCGCGCGGATTTCACGCTCGACCGCGATGCCATGCTGGCGGCGATGGCCGAGCACCAGCCCGCCATCATCTACCTGGCCTATCCGAACAACCCCACCGGCAACCTGTTCGACGCGGCCGACATGGAGGCCATTCTCCGCGCCGCGCAAGGCGATGTCTGCAACAGCCTGGTGGTGGTCGACGAGGCCTACCAGCCGTTCGCGCAGCACAGCTGGATGCCGCGCCTGACGGACTTCGGCAACCTGCTGGTGATGCGCACCGTGTCCAAGCTCGGCCTGGCCGGCATCCGCCTGGGCTACCTGGCCGGCGCGCCGGAGTGGCTGGCGCAGATCGACAAGGTGCGTCCGCCGTACAACGTCAACGTCCTGACCGAAGCCGCCGCGCTGTTCGCGCTCGAGCATGTGTCGGTGCTGGACGAACAGGCCGCGCAGCTGCGTGCCGAGCGCACCCGCGTGGCCGACGGCATGGCCGCGCATGCAGGCGTCACGGTGTTCCCAAGCGCCGCCAACTTCCTGCTGGCGCGCGTGCCGGATGCGGCACAGACCTTCGATCGCCTGCTGGCGCGGAAGGTATTGATCAAGAACGTGAGTAAAATGCACCCGTTGCTGGCCAATTGTCTGCGCGTCACGGTCAGCACGCCCGAAGAAAACGCGCAGTTCCTTGAGGCATTCGCAGCGTCGCTGCAGGATTAA
- the mlaD gene encoding outer membrane lipid asymmetry maintenance protein MlaD — protein MKKITLDFWVGLFVAAGFVALLFLALKAGNMSAFTFQDTYSVQARFDNIGGLKPRAPVKSAGVVVGRVAAIRFDDKTYQATVEMSLETRYQFPKDTSAKILTSGLLGEQYIGLEAGGDTAMLADGARITMTQSAVVLENLIGQFLYNKAADAGASGSPAAGASAPALGGDAK, from the coding sequence ATGAAAAAGATCACACTCGATTTCTGGGTGGGGCTGTTTGTTGCGGCGGGGTTTGTGGCCCTGCTGTTCCTGGCCCTCAAGGCGGGCAACATGAGCGCCTTCACCTTCCAGGACACCTACAGCGTGCAGGCCCGCTTCGACAATATCGGCGGGCTCAAGCCGCGCGCGCCGGTCAAGAGCGCCGGCGTGGTGGTCGGCCGCGTTGCCGCGATCCGCTTCGACGACAAGACCTACCAGGCCACTGTCGAAATGAGCCTGGAGACGCGCTACCAGTTTCCCAAGGACACCTCGGCCAAGATCCTGACCTCGGGCCTGCTGGGCGAGCAGTACATCGGCCTGGAAGCCGGCGGCGACACCGCCATGCTGGCCGATGGCGCCCGTATCACCATGACGCAGTCCGCCGTGGTGCTGGAAAACCTGATCGGCCAGTTCCTGTACAACAAGGCGGCGGATGCCGGTGCCAGCGGCTCGCCCGCGGCCGGCGCCAGCGCGCCGGCGCTGGGTGGGGATGCCAAATGA
- the mlaE gene encoding lipid asymmetry maintenance ABC transporter permease subunit MlaE, whose protein sequence is MIGFFTTIGAVVRRNVTGLGHATRMFLTVLGLSPALLRRFRLVTDQVFFVGNLSLVIIAVSGLFVGFVLGLQGYYTLNRYGSEQALGLLVALSLVRELGPVVTALLFAGRAGTSLTAEIGLMKAGEQLTAMEMMAVNPLQRVVAPRFWAGVIAMPVLAAIFSAVGILGGYVVGVQLIGVDAGAFWSQMQGGVDVRADVLNGVIKSFIFGIAVTFIALYQGFEAKPTPEGVSRATTRTVVIASLAVLGLDFLLTALMFSN, encoded by the coding sequence ATGATCGGTTTCTTTACCACCATCGGCGCGGTCGTACGCCGCAACGTGACGGGCCTGGGCCATGCCACCCGCATGTTCCTGACCGTGCTGGGCCTGTCGCCGGCGTTGCTGCGCCGCTTCCGGCTGGTGACCGACCAGGTTTTCTTTGTCGGCAACCTGTCGCTGGTGATCATCGCCGTGTCGGGCCTGTTCGTCGGCTTTGTACTCGGCCTGCAGGGCTACTACACGCTGAACCGCTACGGCTCCGAGCAGGCGCTGGGCCTGCTGGTGGCCCTGTCGCTGGTGCGTGAACTGGGACCGGTGGTGACCGCGCTGCTGTTTGCGGGGCGCGCCGGCACCTCGCTGACTGCCGAGATCGGCCTGATGAAGGCGGGCGAGCAACTGACCGCGATGGAAATGATGGCGGTGAATCCGCTGCAGCGCGTGGTCGCGCCGCGTTTCTGGGCGGGCGTGATTGCCATGCCAGTGCTGGCGGCGATCTTCAGCGCGGTGGGCATCCTGGGCGGCTACGTGGTCGGCGTGCAGCTGATCGGCGTCGACGCCGGCGCTTTCTGGTCGCAGATGCAGGGCGGCGTCGACGTGCGCGCCGACGTGCTCAATGGCGTGATCAAGAGCTTCATTTTTGGCATTGCCGTGACGTTCATTGCCCTGTACCAGGGCTTCGAGGCCAAGCCGACGCCCGAGGGCGTCTCGCGTGCGACCACCCGCACCGTGGTGATCGCGTCGCTGGCGGTGCTGGGGCTGGATTTCCTGCTGACCGCGCTGATGTTCAGCAACTGA
- the hisG gene encoding ATP phosphoribosyltransferase: MSPTFNASPNQLTLALSKGRIFTETLPLLEAAGIRVTEDPETSRKLILPTSDPAVRVVIVRASDVPTYVQYGAADFGVAGKDVLMEHGMAGLYAPIDLNIARCRMSVAVPAGFDYASAVRQGARLAVATKYVQTAREHFAKKGVHVDLIKLYGSMELGPLVGLSDAIVDLVSTGSTLRANNLVEVEEIVQISSRLVVNQAALKLKRERLAPILDAFERASAALV; the protein is encoded by the coding sequence ATGAGCCCCACTTTCAACGCTTCGCCCAACCAGCTGACGCTGGCGCTGTCCAAGGGCCGCATCTTTACCGAAACGCTGCCGCTGCTCGAAGCCGCCGGCATCCGGGTGACCGAGGATCCCGAGACCTCGCGCAAGCTGATCCTGCCGACCTCGGACCCCGCCGTGCGCGTGGTGATCGTGCGCGCCTCGGACGTGCCGACCTACGTGCAGTACGGCGCCGCCGATTTCGGCGTGGCCGGCAAGGATGTGCTGATGGAGCACGGCATGGCCGGCCTGTACGCGCCGATCGACCTCAACATCGCCCGCTGCCGCATGTCGGTGGCGGTGCCGGCCGGGTTTGACTACGCCAGCGCGGTGCGCCAGGGCGCGCGCCTGGCGGTGGCCACCAAGTACGTGCAGACCGCGCGCGAGCATTTTGCGAAAAAGGGCGTTCACGTCGACCTGATCAAGCTGTACGGTTCGATGGAGCTGGGCCCGCTGGTGGGCCTGTCCGATGCCATCGTCGACCTGGTCAGCACCGGCAGCACGCTGCGCGCCAACAACCTTGTAGAAGTGGAAGAGATCGTGCAAATTTCGTCGCGGCTGGTGGTGAACCAGGCCGCGCTCAAACTCAAGCGCGAGCGGCTGGCGCCGATCCTCGACGCTTTCGAACGGGCTTCGGCGGCGCTGGTGTAA
- the murA gene encoding UDP-N-acetylglucosamine 1-carboxyvinyltransferase: MDKFQIQGNGPLRGEVRVSGAKNAALPILCAGLLTADTVSLDNVPNLQDVRTTLKLLRLMGMRAEQDGATVALHGADVNSLEAPYELVKTMRASILVLGPLVARFGEARVSLPGGCGIGARPVDQHIKGLQAMGAEISIEHGFIHARARRLKGARVVTDMITVTGTENLLMAATLAEGETVLENAAREPEVSDLAHLLVKMGAKIDGIGTDRLVVQGVDKLHGARHSVIADRIEAGTFLCAAAATLGELVLREVRPDLLDTVLDKLREAGARIETGADWIRLAMPRRARAVSFRTSEYPAFPTDMQAQFMALNAVAEGTARVTETIFENRFMHVQELNRLGADIVVEGNTAVVNGVPRLSGASVMATDLRASASLVIAGLVAEGDTVIDRIYHLDRGYDRMEDKLSAVGAKIRRIA, encoded by the coding sequence ATGGACAAATTCCAGATCCAGGGCAACGGTCCGCTACGGGGCGAAGTCCGCGTTTCGGGCGCCAAGAATGCCGCGCTGCCGATCCTGTGCGCGGGCTTGCTCACGGCCGATACCGTCTCGCTGGATAACGTGCCCAACCTGCAGGACGTGCGCACCACGCTCAAGCTGCTGCGCCTGATGGGCATGCGCGCCGAGCAGGATGGCGCCACGGTCGCGCTCCACGGCGCCGACGTCAACTCGCTCGAGGCGCCGTACGAGCTGGTCAAGACCATGCGCGCGTCGATCCTGGTGCTGGGGCCGCTGGTGGCGCGCTTCGGCGAGGCCAGGGTTTCGCTGCCCGGTGGCTGCGGCATCGGCGCGCGGCCGGTCGACCAGCACATCAAGGGCCTGCAGGCGATGGGCGCCGAGATCAGCATCGAGCACGGCTTTATCCATGCCCGCGCCCGGCGCCTGAAGGGCGCGCGCGTGGTCACCGACATGATCACCGTGACCGGCACCGAGAACCTGCTGATGGCCGCCACGCTGGCCGAGGGCGAGACCGTGCTGGAAAACGCCGCGCGCGAGCCCGAAGTCAGCGACCTGGCCCACCTGCTGGTCAAGATGGGCGCGAAGATCGACGGCATCGGCACCGACCGGCTGGTGGTGCAGGGCGTCGACAAGCTGCACGGCGCCCGCCACAGCGTGATCGCCGACCGCATCGAGGCCGGCACCTTCCTGTGCGCCGCGGCCGCGACGCTGGGCGAACTGGTGCTGCGCGAGGTGCGCCCGGACCTGCTCGACACCGTGCTCGACAAGCTGCGCGAAGCCGGCGCCCGCATCGAGACCGGCGCCGACTGGATCCGCCTGGCGATGCCGCGCCGCGCCAGGGCGGTGAGCTTCCGCACCTCGGAATACCCCGCCTTCCCGACCGACATGCAGGCCCAGTTCATGGCGCTGAATGCCGTGGCGGAAGGCACTGCGCGCGTGACCGAGACCATTTTCGAGAACCGGTTCATGCACGTGCAGGAACTGAACCGCCTCGGGGCCGACATCGTCGTCGAAGGCAACACCGCGGTGGTCAACGGCGTGCCGCGCCTGTCCGGCGCCAGCGTGATGGCGACCGACCTGCGCGCCTCCGCCAGCCTGGTCATCGCCGGCCTGGTCGCCGAGGGCGACACCGTGATCGACCGTATCTATCACCTGGACCGCGGCTACGACCGCATGGAAGACAAGCTGTCTGCAGTGGGCGCCAAGATCCGCCGCATTGCCTGA
- the hisD gene encoding histidinol dehydrogenase produces MNATASEMENLPIRRLDSSEPGFAEALRQVLAFEAGEDEAIDRAAAQILADVKARGDAAVLECTKRFDRMEAPSIAALELSQAELEAALEDLEPKRRAALEAAAARVRAYHEKQKIECGSHSWEYTEADGTMLGQKVTPLDRVGIYVPGGKAAYPSSVLMNAIPARVAGVKEIIMVVPTPGGVRNELVLAAAQIAGVDRVFTIGGAQAVGALAYGTATLPQVDKIVGPGNAYVAAAKRRVFGTVGIDMIAGPSEILVICDGTTDPDWVAMDLFSQAEHDELAQSILLCPDAEYIARVEASIQRQLPTMPRRDVIAASIAGRGALVKVRDMEEACEIANAIAPEHLEISAENPRQWSEKIRHAGAIFLGRYTSESLGDYCAGPNHVLPTSRTARFSSPLGVYDFLKRSSVIEVSEGGAQMLGQIAAELAYGEGLQAHARSAEYRFKRS; encoded by the coding sequence ATGAACGCAACCGCATCCGAAATGGAAAACCTGCCGATCCGCCGGCTTGATTCCAGCGAGCCGGGCTTTGCCGAGGCGCTGCGCCAGGTGCTGGCCTTCGAGGCCGGCGAGGACGAGGCCATCGACCGCGCCGCGGCGCAGATCCTGGCCGACGTGAAGGCGCGCGGCGACGCCGCGGTGCTGGAATGCACGAAACGCTTCGACCGCATGGAAGCGCCGTCGATCGCGGCGCTGGAACTGTCGCAGGCCGAGCTCGAGGCCGCGCTCGAAGACCTCGAGCCCAAGCGCCGCGCCGCGCTGGAAGCCGCCGCCGCGCGCGTGCGCGCCTATCACGAGAAGCAGAAGATCGAGTGCGGCAGCCACAGCTGGGAGTACACCGAGGCCGACGGCACCATGCTGGGCCAGAAGGTGACGCCGCTGGACCGCGTCGGCATCTACGTGCCGGGCGGCAAGGCTGCCTATCCGTCGTCGGTGCTGATGAACGCGATCCCGGCGCGCGTGGCCGGCGTGAAGGAAATCATCATGGTCGTGCCCACGCCCGGCGGCGTGCGCAACGAACTGGTGCTGGCCGCCGCGCAGATCGCCGGCGTGGACCGCGTCTTCACCATCGGCGGTGCGCAGGCCGTGGGCGCGCTGGCCTACGGCACCGCGACGCTGCCGCAGGTCGACAAGATCGTCGGCCCGGGCAATGCCTACGTGGCCGCCGCCAAGCGCCGCGTGTTCGGCACCGTCGGCATCGACATGATCGCCGGGCCGTCCGAGATCCTGGTGATCTGCGACGGCACCACCGACCCCGACTGGGTGGCGATGGACCTGTTTTCGCAGGCCGAGCACGACGAACTGGCGCAATCGATCCTGCTGTGCCCCGACGCCGAGTACATTGCCCGCGTCGAGGCCAGCATCCAGCGCCAGCTGCCGACCATGCCGCGCCGCGACGTGATCGCCGCGTCGATTGCCGGCCGTGGCGCGCTGGTCAAGGTGCGCGACATGGAAGAAGCCTGCGAGATTGCCAATGCGATCGCGCCGGAGCACCTGGAGATCTCTGCCGAAAACCCGCGCCAGTGGAGCGAAAAGATCCGCCACGCCGGAGCCATCTTCCTCGGCCGCTATACCAGCGAGTCGCTGGGCGACTACTGCGCCGGCCCCAACCACGTGCTGCCGACCTCGCGCACGGCGCGCTTCTCCTCGCCGCTGGGCGTCTATGACTTCCTGAAGCGCTCGAGCGTGATCGAGGTGAGCGAGGGCGGGGCGCAGATGCTCGGCCAGATCGCCGCCGAGCTGGCCTATGGCGAAGGCCTGCAGGCCCACGCGCGCAGCGCGGAATACCGTTTCAAGCGCAGTTGA
- a CDS encoding STAS domain-containing protein: MLSLGTSLTNQNATAVLRDGLARVAQGGVQGKVQVDCTGLAQVDSSAVAVLLAWHRAAAARNLVLSLRGVPAQLSQLANLYGVDGLLGLADGAEPLSRPGHHHRH; the protein is encoded by the coding sequence ATGCTTTCGCTGGGCACCTCGCTGACCAACCAGAACGCCACCGCCGTGCTGCGCGACGGGCTGGCGCGCGTGGCGCAGGGCGGGGTGCAGGGGAAGGTGCAGGTCGACTGCACCGGCCTGGCTCAGGTGGATTCCTCCGCGGTTGCCGTGCTGCTGGCGTGGCATCGTGCCGCAGCCGCGCGCAACCTGGTGCTGTCGCTGCGCGGGGTGCCGGCGCAACTGTCGCAACTGGCCAACCTGTACGGCGTCGACGGCCTGCTGGGCCTGGCTGACGGCGCCGAGCCGCTTTCCCGCCCGGGCCACCACCACCGACATTGA
- the hisB gene encoding imidazoleglycerol-phosphate dehydratase HisB: MRVAEVTRNTSETQIRVSLNLDGTGRQKLASGVPFLDHMLDQIARHGMFDLEVEATGDTHIDDHHTVEDVGITLGQAVARAVGDKKGITRYGHSYVPLDECLSRVVIDFSGRPGLEFHVPFTRARVGSFDVDLTIEFFRGFVNHAGVTLHIDNLRGINAHHQCETVFKAFGRALRMAVELDPRAANTIPSTKGTL; the protein is encoded by the coding sequence ATGCGTGTTGCAGAGGTCACCCGCAATACTTCGGAAACGCAAATCCGCGTTTCCCTGAATCTCGACGGCACCGGCCGCCAGAAGCTGGCGTCGGGCGTGCCGTTCCTCGACCACATGCTCGACCAGATCGCCCGGCATGGCATGTTCGACCTGGAGGTCGAAGCCACCGGCGACACGCATATCGACGACCACCATACGGTGGAAGATGTCGGCATCACGCTCGGCCAGGCCGTCGCCAGGGCCGTCGGCGACAAGAAGGGCATCACCCGCTACGGTCACAGCTACGTACCGCTGGATGAATGCCTGTCGCGCGTGGTGATCGATTTCTCCGGCCGCCCCGGCCTGGAATTCCACGTGCCGTTCACGCGTGCGCGCGTGGGCAGCTTCGACGTCGACCTGACCATCGAGTTCTTCCGCGGTTTCGTCAACCATGCCGGCGTGACCCTGCATATCGACAACCTGCGTGGCATCAATGCCCACCATCAGTGCGAAACCGTGTTCAAGGCCTTCGGCCGGGCACTGCGCATGGCGGTCGAGCTGGATCCGCGCGCGGCCAACACGATCCCGTCGACCAAGGGTACGCTCTGA